From Rhodamnia argentea isolate NSW1041297 chromosome 10, ASM2092103v1, whole genome shotgun sequence, a single genomic window includes:
- the LOC115750561 gene encoding serine/threonine-protein phosphatase PP1-like — protein MNSEGTKEISMDDVMEEVGGMIDRLLEGRKKRGKYIPLMEPEIRRLCTVAKQVFLAQPNLLELEAPINICGDIHGQYPDLLRLFESGGFPPDANYLFLGDYVDRGKQSIETICLLLAYKIKFPDNFFLLRGNHECASINRIYGFYDECKRRFSVRLWKIFTDCFNCLPVAAVIDDKIICMHGGLSPELENLDQIRGLERPTDVPDQGLLCDLLWSDPDRDIKGWGENDRGVSYIFGADKVEEFLKKHDLDLICRAHQVAEDGYEFFADRQLVTIFSAPNYCGEFDNAGALMNVDASLLCSFQIVKPWG, from the exons ATGAATTCAGAAGGAACAAAGGAGATCAGCATGGATGATGTTATGGAAGAAGTTGGAGGGATGATAGACAGATTGttggaaggaaggaaaaagagagggaaatacATTCCGCTGATGGAGCCCGAAATTCGCCGGCTTTGCACCGTCGCCAAACAAGTCTTTCTTGCTCAGCCCAATCTCCTCGAGTTAGAAGCCCCCATTAACATCTGTG GGGACATACATGGACAATACCCAGACCTACTGAGATTATTTGAAAGCGGTGGTTTCCCACCGGATGCTAACTACTTGTTCCTCGGAGACTATGTCGACAGAGGGAAGCAAAGCATAGAGACCATCTGCCTCCTCCTAGCCTACAAAATCAAGTTCCCGGACAacttcttcctcctccgagGGAACCACGAGTGTGCCTCCATTAACCGGATCTACGGCTTCTATGACGAGTGCAAGCGTCGCTTCAGCGTCCGTCTGTGGAAGATCTTTACGGATTGCTTCAATTGCTTGCCGGTGGCAGCAGTGATTGATGACAAGATCATCTGCATGCACGGTGGACTCTCGCCGGAGCTTGAGAACTTGGATCAGATCAGGGGCCTAGAGAGGCCCACGGACGTGCCGGACCAGGGGCTATTGTGTGACCTGCTTTGGTCGGATCCTGATAGAGACATCAAAGGGTGGGGCGAGAATGACAGGGGCGTTTCCTACATATTCGGAGCCGACAAAGTGGAAGAGTTCCTGAAGAAACACGACCTCGATCTAATATGCCGTGCTCACCAG GTGGCCGAAGATGGTTACGAATTCTTCGCAGACCGGCAGCTGGTAACCATATTTTCAGCTCCTAATTACTGCGGGGAATTCGACAATGCTGGGGCGCTAATGAACGTGGACGCGAGCTTGCTATGCTCGTTTCAGATTGTAAAGCCATGGGGTTGA
- the LOC115750560 gene encoding cell division control protein 2 homolog C produces MEKYEKLEKVGEGTYGKVYKAKDKATGQLVALKKTRLEMDEEGVPPTALREVSLLQLLSQSLYVVRLLCVEHVDAATSKRKAPSAADDGGHGASAAAAGKPMLYLVFEYLDTDLKKFIDSHRKGPNPRPIPPALVQNFLYQLLKGVAHCHSHGVLHRDLKPQNLLVDKEKGILKIADLGLGRAFTVPLKSYTHEVVTLWYRAPEVLLGSTHYSIGVDMWSVGCIFAEMVRRQALFPGDSEFQQLLHIFRLMGTPTEQQWPGVTTLRDWHVYPQWEPQNLARAVPSLGPDGVDLMSKMLKYDPAERISAKAALDHPYFDSLDKSQF; encoded by the exons ATGGAGAAGTACGAGAAGCTGGAGAAGGTCGGCGAGGGCACGTACGGCAAGGTCTACAAGGCCAAGGACAAGGCGACGGGCCAGCTCGTCGCGCTCAAGAAGACGCGCCTCGAGATGGACGAGGAAGGCGTGCCCCCCACCGCCCTCCGCGAGGTCTCCCTCCTCCAGTTGCTCTCCCAGTCCCTCTACGTCGTCCGCCTCCTCTGCGTCGAGCACGTCGACGCCGCCACCTCCAAGCGCAAGGCCCCCTCCGCCGCCGACGACGGCGGCCATggcgcctccgccgccgccgccgggaAGCCGATGCTGTATCTCGTGTTCGAGTACCTGGACACCGATCTCAAGAAGTTCATCGATTCGCACCGTAAGGGGCCGAATCCTAGGCCCATCCCTCCCGCGCTCGTCCAGAACTTCCTCTACCAGCTCCTCAAGGGCGTCGCTCACTGCCACAGCCACGGCGTGCTCCACCGCGATCTCAAGCCACAGAACCTGCTCGTCGACAAGGAGAAGGGGATCTTGAAGATCGCCGATCTGGGGCTGGGTCGCGCCTTCACCGTCCCTCTCAAGAGTTATACTCATGAG GTTGTCACTCTCTGGTACAGAGCACCTGAGGTGTTGCTGGGATCTACTCACTACTCAATTGGGGTGGATATGTGGTCTGTTGGGTGTATCTTCG CTGAGATGGTAAGAAGGCAAGCGTTATTTCCTGGGGACTCTGAGTTTCAGCAACTGCTTCACATATTCAG GCTAATGGGAACCCCAACTGAGCAGCAATGGCCAGGAGTTACCACTTTGAGGGATTGGCATGTTTATCCACAATGGGAACCTCAGAACTTGGCAAGAGCTGTTCCATCCCTTGGACCTGATGGGGTGGACCTTATGTCG AAAATGCTGAAATATGATCCTGCCGAGAGGATCTCAGCCAAAGCAGCACTTGATCATCCTTATTTTGACAGTCTTGACAAGTCTCAGTTCTGA
- the LOC115750559 gene encoding 2,3-bisphosphoglycerate-independent phosphoglycerate mutase, which yields MGSSGFSWKLADHPKLPKGKTIAMVVLDGWGEAKPDQYNCIHIAQTPTMDSLKEGAPEKWRLVRAHGTAVGLPTEDDMGNSEVGHNALGAGRIFAQGAKLVDLALASGKIYDGEGFNYIKESFKTGTLHLIGLLSDGGVHSRLDQVQLLLKGSAERGAKRIRVHILTDGRDVLDGSSVGFVETLENDLADLRAKGIDAQIASGGGRMYVTMDRYENDWEVVKRGWDAQVLGEAPHKFKSAVEAVKKLRQEPKANDQYLPPFVIVDDNGKPVGPIVDGDAVVTFNFRADRMVMIAKSLEYEDFDKFDRVRVPKIRYAGMLQYDGELKLPSRYLVSPPEIERTSGEYLVYNGVRTFACSETVKFGHVTFFWNGNRSGYFNPEMEEYVEIPSDSGITFNVNPKMKALEIAVKARDAILSGKFDQVRVNLPNGDMVGHTGDIEATIVACKAADEAVKMILDAVEQVGGIYVVTADHGNAEDMVKRNKSGQPQLDKNGNIQILTSHTLEPVPIAIGGPGLAPGVRFRSDVPAGGLANVAATVMNLHGFEAPGDYEPTLIEVVD from the exons ATGGGGAGCTCCGGATTCTCATGGAAGCTGGCGGATCACCCGAAGCTGCCCAAGGGGAAGACGATCGCCATGGTGGTCTTGGACGGCTGGGGCGAGGCCAAGCCCGACCAGTACAACTGCATCCACATCGCCCAGACCCCCACCATGGACTCGCTCAAGGAG GGTGCCCCTGAGAAATGGAGATTGGTCAGAGCTCATGGAACTGCAGTGGGTCTCCCAACGGAGGATGACATGGGTAACAGTGAGGTCGGTCACAACGCTCTCGGCGCTGGCCGCATTTTTGCTCAAGG TGCAAAGCTTGTTGACCTTGCTCTTGCTTCCGGAAAGATTTATGATGGAGAAGGTTTCAACTACATTAAGGAAAGTTTCAAGACTGGTACCTTACATTTGATTGGGCTCCTAAGTGATGGTGGAGTGCATTCTAGGCTTGATCAAGTGCAG TTGCTGCTAAAAGGATCTGCCGAGCGTGGTGCTAAAAGAATTCGTGTCCATATTCTTACAGATGGACGTGATGTTTTGGATGGTTCAAGCGTGGGCTTTGTAGAAACTCTTGAAAATGACCTTGCAGATTTAAGAGCTAAAGGTATTGATGCACAAATTGCATCTGGTGGAGGTCGAATGTATGTCACTATGGACCGGTATGAG AACGATTGGGAGGTTGTAAAACGAGGATGGGATGCACAAGTTCTCGGTGAAGCTCCTCACAAGTTTAAGAGTGCTGTTGAAGCTGTGAAGAAGCTAAGGCAGGAACCCAAGGCCAACGACCAATATTTGCCTCCATTTGTCATTGTCGATGACAATGGAAAGCCAGTGGGCCCAATAGTGGATGGTGATGCTGTTGTTACATTTAATTTCCGTGCTGACCGGATGGTTATGATTGCAAAGTCACTCGAATATGAAgattttgacaaatttgatcGTGTTAGAGTCCCTAAAATTCGTTACGCTGGAATGCTTCAGTATGATGGTGAATTGAAGCTTCCAAGCCGTTACCTTGTCTCTCCTCCAGAGATAGAAAGAACATCTGGTGAATATCTTGTGTATAATGGTGTACGGACATTTGCCTGCAG CGAGACTGTCAAATTTGGCCACGTCACATTTTTCTGGAATGGAAATCGCTCTGGCTATTTTAATCCTGAAATGGAAGAATATGTGGAAATTCCTAGCGACAGTGGAATTACATTCAATGTCAATCCAAAAATGAAGGCACTCGAAATTGCTGTGAAAGCTAGGGATGCCATCCTAAGCGGTAAATTTGACCAG GTACGAGTTAATCTTCCCAATGGTGACATGGTGGGGCATACAGGAGACATTGAGGCAACGATTGTGGCATGCAAAGCTGCTGATGAAGCAGTCAAG ATGATCCTTGATGCTGTAGAGCAAGTGGGAGGAATATATGTCGTCACTGCAGATCATGGAAATGCTGAAGATATGGTGAAGAGAAACAAGTCGGGGCAGCCTCAGCTTGACAAGAATGGAAACATTCAGATCCTCACTTCCCACACTCTTGAGCCA GTGCCCATTGCCATTGGAGGCCCAGGGTTGGCACCTGGAGTTAGGTTCCGCAGCGACGTACCTGCTGGAGGGCTCGCGAACGTTGCTGCCACTGTGATGAATCTTCACGGGTTTGAGGCTCCTGGCGATTACGAGCCTACCCTTATAGAAGTAGTCGACTGA